Proteins encoded within one genomic window of Desulfomonile tiedjei:
- a CDS encoding sigma 54-interacting transcriptional regulator yields MENQQLFQAILNSISEGVLTLDKDWKIGSWNRAAERITGFHKEEVVGQECMKIFRTSLCREHCPVDRALSCGHPYRDVEVAIRNKRNEVVHIMVNAAPLYDAEGHIIGGLETFRDVTQTHWMQEELQRHYGYTKIVGRSDAMKKVFEIMGSLINTDTTVLVEGESGTGKELIARALHFYGPRKAKSFVAVNCSALPEGVLESELFGHAKGAFTGAIRDHVGKFELANGGTLFLDEIAEVSPSIQVKLLRVLEEREFQRVGDNRSIKVNIRLITATNKDLYQKVLDGSFRDDLYYRLSVFPLHLPPLRERVEDLPLLVGHFIRKFNKQMGRNIQGIADQVLEVLENYSWPGNVRELANAIEHAFVHCRGLLLHDADLPHHIANAAPPVPPKKSRGTQKQLDLVERELIVKELEAADWKKHIAARRLGMSRATLWRKMEKFGIDR; encoded by the coding sequence ATGGAAAACCAGCAGTTGTTTCAAGCGATCCTTAACAGCATTTCCGAAGGCGTGCTGACACTGGACAAAGACTGGAAAATAGGCTCGTGGAATCGGGCTGCCGAAAGAATAACGGGTTTTCACAAAGAGGAAGTGGTCGGCCAAGAGTGCATGAAGATTTTTCGGACTTCTCTTTGTCGAGAGCATTGTCCGGTTGATAGAGCGCTCTCCTGCGGCCATCCATATCGGGATGTCGAAGTTGCCATCAGGAACAAACGCAACGAAGTGGTCCACATCATGGTCAACGCGGCCCCCCTGTACGATGCGGAAGGCCACATCATAGGGGGCCTGGAGACTTTTCGCGATGTCACCCAGACTCATTGGATGCAGGAGGAATTGCAGCGGCACTACGGGTACACGAAGATAGTAGGCCGGAGCGATGCCATGAAGAAGGTTTTCGAGATCATGGGGTCGCTGATAAACACTGATACCACGGTTCTTGTTGAGGGAGAGTCGGGCACCGGAAAAGAACTTATTGCTCGGGCGCTTCATTTCTACGGCCCGCGGAAAGCCAAATCGTTTGTGGCAGTAAATTGCTCCGCCCTGCCCGAAGGGGTCCTGGAATCGGAGCTTTTCGGACATGCCAAAGGCGCCTTCACCGGCGCGATCAGGGATCATGTAGGAAAATTCGAGCTGGCCAACGGCGGGACGTTGTTCCTGGATGAAATCGCAGAAGTGAGCCCTTCGATTCAGGTCAAGCTCCTCAGGGTCCTTGAGGAAAGGGAGTTTCAACGGGTCGGTGACAACCGCAGTATCAAGGTGAACATCAGACTGATAACGGCCACAAACAAGGACCTTTACCAGAAGGTCCTGGACGGGTCGTTTCGCGACGACCTCTATTACCGTTTGAGCGTTTTCCCTCTGCACCTTCCGCCGTTACGCGAGCGCGTTGAGGACCTGCCTCTTCTCGTGGGGCACTTCATCAGGAAGTTCAACAAGCAGATGGGAAGGAACATCCAGGGAATCGCAGACCAGGTATTGGAAGTCCTTGAAAACTATTCGTGGCCCGGCAACGTAAGGGAATTGGCCAACGCCATAGAGCACGCTTTTGTTCATTGCAGAGGATTGCTGCTCCACGACGCGGACCTTCCTCATCATATTGCCAACGCTGCACCCCCAGTTCCACCGAAAAAGTCCAGAGGAACGCAGAAGCAACTTGATCTGGTGGAAAGGGAACTGATCGTCAAGGAACTGGAAGCTGCTGACTGGAAGAAGCACATTGCGGCGCGGCGTCTCGGCATGAGCCGGGCTACGCTATGGAGGAAAATGGAAAAGTTTGGGATCGACAGATAG
- a CDS encoding response regulator codes for MPKKILVVDDEPDILTFLGTLLRKNGYVVCEACDGVEGMKKVMEEKPDLVCLDLLMPEKTGIKMYREMRKDEQLKLLPVIMVTGIEAVEPWEFKGFKEFVGERSIAPPQGYIEKPIDKEQFLKAVKEVLGE; via the coding sequence ATGCCTAAAAAGATCCTCGTCGTAGACGATGAACCGGACATCCTCACATTCCTCGGCACACTGCTGAGAAAGAACGGCTACGTGGTCTGCGAGGCGTGCGACGGCGTAGAGGGGATGAAAAAGGTTATGGAAGAAAAGCCGGACCTTGTCTGTCTCGATCTGCTGATGCCTGAGAAGACCGGCATCAAAATGTATCGAGAAATGAGGAAAGACGAGCAACTCAAGCTATTGCCCGTCATCATGGTGACGGGCATTGAGGCTGTGGAGCCATGGGAGTTCAAAGGCTTCAAAGAATTCGTGGGGGAACGCTCCATAGCTCCCCCTCAGGGGTACATCGAGAAGCCGATCGACAAGGAACAGTTCCTGAAAGCGGTAAAAGAGGTACTAGGCGAATAG
- a CDS encoding PAS domain S-box protein produces MGWVKQKWTSVSRSLGARIALSVAGILLCSYVIFVYLVLDIQQDFYFEQVIREAERFSAAVINATNHSMLQDDREATRSIIGNIGSQKEISDIRIYDHEGAIKFSSQPVEVGTKVDKKAEACFVCHSEDKPFSEVVTDSRTRVHYHGNDRVLGMITPIYNEKSCYTAACHVHPKDHKVLGVLDMGMSLKGFDYHVRSLVFSIVLLGAGTFAAVLGTIVVYIAAKVHKPVSRLRDATKKIAAGDFTYKVPVDSEDQLGELAQAFNVMRDQIRRRTVELVRSRWEYKNLFEQVPCFICVIDKNFDIVRQNSYMRDLFKGTIGMKCYEVFKQRRAKCEDCHVGITFEEGKVSGREHCGLKVTGEETNYLSYTTPIVDDSGRVLYAMIIAVDIGDRVRLQRALEASRDFQTNLIENSIHGIIATDDRGRVTIYNVAAEHLFGYPASDVVGDAQIDKYFPKQFLDMIIGSHVGREIRDPRLIAHETVVNSTDGESIPVRFSGVILFEGGKTAGAVGFFQDLRTFKKLEREKQASDRLAVVGQTVAGLAHGIKNIVTGLEGGVFVVETAFEDQDNALLQRGWKMIHNNIGRVSVLVKDLLSYSKERAPEYQETDPNLLAEEVCALFEARAQENSIVIERDFDPQVGQVFKVFLDQRGIHTCLSNLIANAIDACESDTEKVEHRIIVRTKQDSDGDLVYEVSDDGLGMSEDTKRKVFANFYSTKGSRGTGLGLLVTSKIVAEHGGTISFDSEQGVGSTFTIVLPPGQSSGTRVKTAIQPARESVAELPAGKEAALPLTSSQ; encoded by the coding sequence GTGGGTTGGGTCAAGCAGAAGTGGACTTCCGTCTCCCGAAGTCTGGGAGCCAGGATAGCCCTCAGCGTAGCCGGGATACTGCTCTGTTCGTACGTTATTTTCGTTTACCTCGTCCTCGACATTCAGCAGGACTTCTATTTTGAACAGGTGATCCGGGAGGCGGAAAGATTCAGCGCCGCGGTAATCAACGCTACGAACCACAGTATGCTCCAGGATGACAGAGAAGCTACCCGAAGCATTATCGGTAATATCGGCAGTCAGAAAGAGATCTCGGATATCAGGATCTATGACCACGAAGGCGCCATCAAGTTCTCCAGCCAACCGGTAGAAGTGGGGACAAAGGTGGATAAGAAAGCGGAGGCCTGTTTTGTGTGTCATTCGGAGGACAAGCCCTTCAGCGAGGTCGTCACGGACAGCAGGACGCGAGTCCACTATCACGGGAACGATCGGGTGCTGGGGATGATAACCCCCATATACAACGAGAAGAGCTGTTACACCGCTGCGTGCCATGTGCATCCCAAGGACCACAAGGTCCTCGGGGTGCTCGATATGGGGATGTCACTTAAGGGCTTTGATTATCATGTGCGGTCTCTGGTGTTCAGCATTGTCCTTCTCGGTGCAGGCACCTTCGCTGCGGTTCTCGGGACGATAGTCGTCTACATTGCTGCCAAAGTGCACAAACCTGTCAGTCGGCTGCGCGACGCCACCAAGAAAATAGCGGCAGGGGATTTCACGTACAAAGTGCCCGTGGACTCCGAGGATCAGCTCGGGGAACTCGCTCAGGCGTTCAATGTAATGCGAGATCAGATCAGAAGACGAACCGTGGAACTGGTTCGCAGCCGCTGGGAATACAAGAATCTTTTCGAACAAGTGCCTTGCTTCATATGCGTTATCGACAAGAACTTCGATATCGTGCGCCAAAACTCCTACATGCGTGACCTCTTCAAGGGCACCATAGGAATGAAGTGTTACGAAGTATTCAAGCAACGCAGGGCCAAATGCGAAGACTGCCACGTGGGAATCACGTTTGAAGAGGGCAAAGTATCCGGAAGGGAGCATTGTGGGCTGAAGGTTACGGGTGAAGAAACCAATTACTTGAGCTACACCACCCCAATTGTGGATGACAGCGGCCGGGTGCTCTATGCGATGATAATCGCCGTGGATATCGGCGACAGGGTCAGGCTTCAACGGGCCTTGGAGGCCTCTCGGGATTTTCAAACCAACCTGATCGAAAACTCCATTCATGGGATCATCGCGACGGACGATCGAGGCCGTGTGACCATCTACAATGTCGCAGCAGAGCATCTTTTTGGGTATCCAGCCTCGGATGTGGTCGGGGATGCTCAAATCGACAAATACTTTCCCAAACAATTTCTCGACATGATCATCGGTTCACACGTGGGGCGTGAAATTCGCGATCCCCGGCTGATTGCCCACGAGACTGTGGTGAATTCCACAGACGGCGAGTCAATACCTGTTCGCTTTTCCGGGGTCATTCTTTTCGAAGGCGGCAAAACAGCAGGCGCTGTCGGCTTCTTCCAGGACCTTCGAACTTTCAAGAAACTGGAGCGTGAAAAACAGGCCTCTGATCGACTGGCGGTGGTTGGCCAGACTGTGGCCGGTCTGGCTCACGGCATCAAGAACATAGTTACGGGTCTGGAAGGCGGCGTCTTTGTGGTGGAGACGGCTTTCGAGGACCAGGACAATGCGTTGCTTCAGCGCGGCTGGAAAATGATCCACAACAACATTGGTCGCGTATCGGTCCTGGTCAAGGACCTGCTGAGTTATTCCAAAGAAAGGGCCCCGGAATATCAGGAGACCGACCCCAACCTGCTTGCCGAAGAAGTGTGTGCCCTGTTCGAGGCAAGAGCACAAGAGAACTCGATTGTCATCGAGCGAGACTTCGATCCACAGGTTGGTCAAGTGTTTAAGGTCTTTCTCGACCAGCGCGGCATCCACACCTGCCTGTCAAACCTTATCGCCAATGCCATTGACGCATGCGAGAGCGACACCGAGAAAGTTGAGCATCGCATCATCGTAAGAACGAAGCAGGATTCTGACGGAGACCTGGTCTACGAGGTCTCCGATGACGGTCTGGGAATGAGCGAAGACACGAAACGGAAGGTCTTTGCGAATTTTTACTCGACCAAAGGAAGTCGAGGAACGGGCCTGGGCCTCCTCGTGACGAGCAAAATCGTCGCGGAACATGGCGGCACCATATCCTTCGACAGCGAACAGGGTGTGGGCAGCACTTTCACCATAGTGCTCCCGCCCGGACAGTCCTCGGGGACCAGGGTCAAGACAGCTATCCAGCCGGCCAGGGAGAGCGTCGCGGAACTTCCAGCCGGAAAAGAAGCGGCATTGCCTCTTACCAGTTCGCAATAA
- a CDS encoding PD40 domain-containing protein: protein MQESGLMKVNSQWDWETSSKLTADLDAWRQAFPEVQEIITSPDGERMAAIVKTEDESFTVCVNGEPWSNTFEKLWALQFSPDGRLSCIGMNEDEWTVIQEDEPWEQTFEYVWNLRFSPDGKGIAANVKTSDGYSVVLNGEPWESAFIQMRSCEISPDGLKTAGNVQIEPISEGDIWKFKEGIWSLAVNGRAWDANFLNVWDCVFSDDGGKVAAEVRMQSNLQTIAVEGIPWTETFRAVWKPVFVPGSHDVVAPCLTSQGWQLLLNGKPIWNRSFAQVWHQKFGPDRNKLTAVVAPSFGRWTVAVDGKTWQTTFGDAVLAPVFSPDGRKIAAVVKENNRWTIAVDGVPWPEDFDMVWDPVFSPDGEIVAAKAAQGNEHFLVVNGRVATLGCQHISEPVFSPDGSRLLLKAVELGRYFRKVVPVKQLLG from the coding sequence ATGCAAGAATCCGGATTAATGAAAGTGAATAGTCAATGGGACTGGGAAACCTCTTCCAAGTTGACGGCTGACCTGGATGCATGGCGCCAGGCGTTTCCCGAAGTCCAGGAAATCATTACCAGCCCGGATGGGGAGCGCATGGCAGCGATTGTGAAGACGGAAGACGAATCCTTCACTGTATGCGTGAACGGAGAACCATGGTCGAACACCTTTGAAAAGCTCTGGGCTCTCCAATTTAGTCCCGATGGCCGCCTGTCATGCATTGGCATGAACGAAGACGAGTGGACAGTGATTCAAGAAGACGAGCCGTGGGAGCAAACATTCGAGTATGTCTGGAATTTGCGTTTCAGTCCGGATGGAAAAGGAATCGCCGCGAACGTCAAGACCTCGGACGGTTACAGTGTTGTGCTGAACGGAGAGCCGTGGGAGTCGGCCTTCATCCAGATGAGAAGCTGCGAAATCAGCCCCGACGGTTTGAAGACCGCAGGGAACGTGCAGATCGAACCGATTTCCGAAGGTGACATCTGGAAATTCAAAGAGGGGATCTGGAGCCTGGCTGTAAACGGAAGGGCATGGGATGCGAACTTTCTCAACGTGTGGGACTGCGTTTTCAGTGATGACGGAGGGAAAGTGGCAGCAGAGGTCAGGATGCAATCCAATCTCCAGACCATCGCGGTTGAAGGAATCCCCTGGACTGAAACCTTCAGGGCGGTCTGGAAACCTGTCTTCGTTCCCGGCAGTCATGATGTGGTGGCGCCTTGTCTCACATCCCAAGGCTGGCAGCTCCTCCTCAATGGGAAGCCCATCTGGAACCGATCTTTCGCCCAAGTTTGGCATCAGAAATTCGGTCCTGACCGCAACAAATTAACAGCGGTGGTTGCACCGAGCTTTGGACGCTGGACCGTAGCCGTGGATGGAAAAACCTGGCAGACCACTTTCGGCGATGCCGTCCTTGCCCCGGTCTTCAGCCCCGACGGACGCAAGATAGCCGCGGTTGTGAAGGAAAACAACAGATGGACAATTGCGGTTGACGGTGTGCCCTGGCCCGAGGACTTCGACATGGTTTGGGACCCCGTTTTCAGTCCTGATGGAGAAATTGTGGCGGCAAAAGCCGCCCAAGGTAACGAGCACTTTCTTGTGGTCAACGGCAGGGTCGCGACGCTGGGTTGCCAGCACATTTCTGAGCCCGTTTTCAGCCCTGACGGCTCCAGGCTCCTGCTCAAGGCCGTGGAATTAGGAAGGTATTTTCGAAAAGTGGTGCCGGTGAAACAACTGCTCGGTTAA